Proteins co-encoded in one Canis lupus familiaris isolate Mischka breed German Shepherd unplaced genomic scaffold, alternate assembly UU_Cfam_GSD_1.0 chrUn_S1566H1755, whole genome shotgun sequence genomic window:
- the LOC119875637 gene encoding ankyrin repeat domain-containing protein 26-like isoform X13, which translates to MQNLQRFKNEKGMLQVELLALEKEKVELQKETGKERKQHTSNKMEGAENIYDAAAAVAAPVLGTALAVAAAAAAAPAAGLIQQRKTGETDNHLFPTTQNEDSDSNDPGLSIMEIKKDKNVKWASKASVITPGFEEADSLTGSLLRVSNDNSLSEMDQDERRPAKKTSKEKNKVKKQVNSAEHLDDEHLDDLTQSSEAASEDCKLQYSDYKSSLLLIELGMDCKDSVSVLTIQNAILKYKRSIELKRKDCEQLTRKILKVEYKVNGLEKLLSETKKMKSQLEHQKVEWE; encoded by the exons ATGCAAAATCTGCAAAGGTTTAAGAATGAGAAAGGCATGTTACAAGTAGAACTCCTGgctttggaaaaagagaaagttgaACTTCAAAAAGAG actggaaaagaaaggaagcagcaCACGAGTAATAAAATGGAAGGAGCAGAAAACATAtatgatgctgctgctgctgttgctgctccTGTTCTTGGTACTGCtcttgctgttgctgctgctgctgctgctgctcctgctgctggacTAATTCAACAAAGAAAGACTGGAGAAACTGATAACCACCTGTTTCCTACTACGCAGAATGAAGATTCTGATAG taatgaTCCTGGTTTGTCTAtcatggaaataaagaaagataaaaatgtaaagtggGCATCAAAAGCATCTGTGATTACACCAGGCTTTGAGGAGGCCGATTCCCTAACTGGTAGTCTACTACGAGTGAGTAATGACAACAGTCTAAGTGAAATGGATCAGGATGAAAGAAG ACCTGCAAAGAAAACATCTAAGGAAAAGAACAAG gTCAAAAAGCAAGTGAATTCTGCGGAGCATCTTGATGACGAGCATCTTGATGACTTAACTCAGTCATCTGAAGCAGCTTCAGAGGATTGCAAGTTGCAATACTCTGATTATAAGAGTTCCCTGTTGCTCATTGAACTTGGCATGGATTGTAAAG ATTCTGTTAGCGTATTGACGATCCAGAATGCAATTCTTAAATACAAAAGAtcaatagaattaaaaagaaaagactgtgaACAActtacaagaaaaattttaaaagtggaataTAAGGTCAATGGACTAGAAAAGTTGctatcagaaacaaaaaaaatgaaatctcaattAGAGCATCAAAAAGTGGAATGGGAATGA
- the LOC119878380 gene encoding coiled-coil domain-containing protein 144B-like codes for MNMECDRQGDRSVHSEHPRVHKKYEEIQMKQGKLDWKNNVKRMSRELKQKIGKTCEKYQIITHPKLEALRGNSKEADLKEIPPNVTKVTLDCEEKDELGVSVSVVPQAFPEQKEPSLENAILSHSYSGSPDYACQSSSKLSSHENDNKPGEHVFNKNESLDSDPENKKVRNPLVTFEVKEDQEFDMQMAKSLNQNTTNSKLDTGYIPPYSDPESLFDLRLAHSNVAKQMIQKKRHDTSAITNT; via the coding sequence ATGAATATGGAATGTGATAGACAGGGTGATAGATCTGTACATTCAGAACATCCTCGTGTGCACAAGAAGTATGAGGAGATACAGATGAAACAAGGCAAATTAGATTGGAAAAATAATGTGAAACGCATGAGCAGAGAGTTAAAGCAGAAGATTGGTAAAACTTGTGAAAAGTACCAAATTATTACTCATCCTAAGTTAGAAGCACTACGTGGTAATTCTAAAGAAGCAGACTTAAAGGAAATACCTCCTAATGTGACAAAAGTTACACTTGATTGTGAGGAAAAAGATGAATTGGGAGTGTCTGTCTCTGTAGTACCTCAGGCCTTTCCTGAACAAAAAGAGCCTAGTCTCGAAAATGCTATTCTCTCTCATTCATACTCTGGGTCCCCAGACTATGCTTGCCAGTCATCTTCTAAGCTTTCTTCCCATGAAAATGATAACAAACCAGGTGAGCatgtttttaacaaaaatgagaGTCTTGATAGcgatccagaaaataaaaaagtaaggaaCCCACTAGTTACATTTGAAGTGAAAGAAGACCAAGAGTttgacatgcagatggccaaaaGTTTGAACCAAAATACCACCAATAGTAAATTAGACACTGGATATATCCCTCCGTATAGTGACCCAGAAAGCCTTTTTGATTTGCGGCTTGCCCACTCCAATGTGGCGAAACAAATGATTCAGAAGAAAAGGCATGATACTTCTGCTATTacaaacacttaa